In the Vibrio gigantis genome, one interval contains:
- the queA gene encoding tRNA preQ1(34) S-adenosylmethionine ribosyltransferase-isomerase QueA — translation MQVSDFHFDLPDELIARYPQEERTASRLLKLDGNSGNLADGSFKDVLDLVEPGDLVVFNNTRVIPARVFGRKASGGKLEVLVERMLDEKSILAHVRCSKSPKPGTKLFLGENDEYEAEMVARHDALFEIHFTSDQSVLEILNSVGHMPLPPYIDRPDEDADKERYQTVYNEKPGAVAAPTAGLHFDDKLMADMKEKGVEFAYVTLHVGAGTFQPVKVDNINDHHMHAEYVEVPQEVVDAVAATKARGGRIIAVGTTSVRSLESAAQDALKKGTELVPFFGDTEIFIFPGYEYQLVDCLITNFHLPESTLIMLVSAFAGYDNVMGAYDHAVKSEYRFFSYGDAMFINKKTS, via the coding sequence ATGCAAGTTTCAGATTTTCACTTTGACCTACCAGATGAACTCATTGCTCGCTACCCTCAAGAGGAGCGCACAGCAAGCCGCCTGCTTAAATTAGATGGCAACAGCGGCAACCTAGCTGATGGTTCGTTTAAAGACGTTTTAGACTTGGTTGAGCCAGGCGATCTGGTTGTTTTCAATAACACTCGAGTAATTCCTGCTCGTGTATTCGGTCGCAAGGCATCAGGCGGTAAGCTTGAAGTGCTGGTTGAGCGTATGCTTGATGAGAAAAGTATTCTAGCGCATGTTCGTTGTTCTAAATCACCGAAACCGGGCACTAAATTGTTCCTTGGTGAGAACGATGAGTATGAAGCTGAAATGGTGGCGCGACATGATGCGTTATTTGAAATCCATTTCACATCTGACCAAAGCGTTTTAGAGATTCTTAACAGTGTTGGTCACATGCCACTGCCTCCTTACATCGATCGCCCTGATGAAGATGCAGATAAAGAGCGCTACCAGACGGTCTATAATGAAAAGCCGGGTGCAGTTGCAGCGCCAACAGCAGGCCTTCACTTTGATGACAAGCTAATGGCTGACATGAAAGAAAAAGGTGTCGAATTTGCTTACGTGACGCTTCACGTTGGAGCTGGCACATTCCAGCCCGTGAAAGTAGACAACATAAATGATCACCACATGCATGCTGAGTATGTTGAAGTACCGCAAGAGGTGGTAGATGCGGTTGCAGCAACTAAAGCTCGTGGCGGACGTATTATTGCCGTTGGCACAACATCAGTGCGCTCACTAGAAAGTGCAGCGCAAGATGCGCTAAAGAAAGGTACCGAATTAGTTCCTTTCTTTGGTGATACTGAAATCTTCATTTTTCCTGGCTATGAATACCAGTTGGTGGATTGCTTAATTACCAATTTCCACTTACCTGAATCGACTCTGATTATGTTGGTGAGTGCATTTGCAGGTTACGACAATGTGATGGGCGCATACGATCACGCAGTGAAGAGCGAATATCGTTTCTTCAGCTACGGTGATGCTATGTTCATCAACAAGAAAACCA